In a genomic window of Thermogemmata fonticola:
- the lipA gene encoding lipoyl synthase, with the protein MLPLPVVEAAPATVPHESASRSGRSARPANHRGPRLPPWLKRPLPRGNGNNFTHNLLQDLRLETVCENARCPNRPECWAQRTATFMILGNVCTRPCSFCSVPKGTPQSVDEDEPERLAEACVRLGLRHVVITSVTRDDLPDGGAEHFVRCLEAVRRRLPHATLEVLTPDFQGHVAAIDRVIAARPHVFNHNLETVPRLYRVARGRAEYRRSLALLARVKEKDPAIFTKAGLMLGLGETLDEVLEVFADLRSIGCDIVTLGQYLAPTLHHSLPVARYLPPEEFDSIAQLARLLGFRHVVAGPFVRSSYHAAEMLPAHSA; encoded by the coding sequence ATGTTACCATTACCCGTAGTTGAAGCAGCACCCGCAACTGTTCCGCATGAATCAGCGAGCCGGAGTGGTCGAAGCGCTCGCCCAGCGAACCATCGTGGCCCGAGGCTTCCACCGTGGTTGAAGCGGCCTCTGCCCCGCGGTAACGGCAACAACTTCACCCACAACCTGCTCCAGGACCTGCGCCTGGAAACGGTTTGTGAAAACGCCCGCTGCCCGAACCGCCCGGAATGCTGGGCCCAGCGCACCGCCACCTTCATGATCCTGGGGAATGTCTGCACACGACCCTGTAGCTTCTGTTCGGTTCCGAAGGGAACACCCCAGTCTGTGGATGAGGACGAGCCGGAACGACTGGCGGAAGCCTGTGTGCGGCTGGGTTTGCGGCATGTGGTCATCACTTCGGTGACGCGAGATGATCTGCCAGATGGAGGCGCAGAACATTTTGTGCGATGCCTGGAAGCGGTCCGCCGCCGCCTGCCCCACGCCACCCTCGAAGTGCTCACCCCGGACTTTCAGGGCCACGTCGCCGCCATTGACCGGGTAATCGCCGCCCGGCCCCATGTCTTCAATCACAATTTGGAAACCGTACCTCGCCTCTATCGGGTGGCGCGGGGGCGAGCTGAGTACCGCCGCAGCCTCGCTCTTCTGGCTCGTGTCAAGGAAAAGGACCCCGCCATTTTCACCAAAGCGGGACTGATGCTGGGATTAGGTGAAACTCTCGACGAGGTCCTGGAGGTATTCGCTGATTTACGGAGCATCGGCTGCGATATTGTCACCCTCGGCCAGTATCTGGCCCCGACACTACACCACAGCCTGCCCGTGGCTCGCTACCTCCCGCCGGAGGAATTTGACTCCATCGCCCAATTGGCGCGCTTGCTGGGCTTCCGCCACGTGGTGGCCGGACCGTTCGTCCGCTCCAGCTATCACGCCGCGGAAATGCTCCCCGCTCATTCCGCGTGA
- a CDS encoding YraN family protein yields MPRAKRNNPSSLSSVERHDSARDSSTPWWQRWRRALCPSHDDASADHFTRWPWWRRWFGHRCERAVAAHLRRLKFILLAANLRLSPGEIDLLALDGETLVVVEVRSTQSSRPEAIQEIMASVDQRKQQKLTRAALAFLQRYRALGQVPVRFDIVAVAWPPHARYPLIHHIPNAFEAQGRFQFFS; encoded by the coding sequence GTGCCAAGGGCAAAAAGAAATAACCCGTCCTCCCTCTCCTCAGTTGAGCGGCACGACTCCGCACGGGACTCTTCCACCCCTTGGTGGCAGCGCTGGCGTCGGGCACTCTGCCCTTCCCATGATGATGCTTCCGCCGACCACTTCACCCGTTGGCCTTGGTGGCGGCGGTGGTTTGGCCACCGCTGTGAACGGGCGGTTGCCGCCCATCTCCGCCGCTTGAAGTTTATCCTCCTCGCCGCCAATCTCCGCCTCTCGCCTGGCGAAATCGACCTCCTCGCTCTGGACGGAGAGACCCTGGTAGTTGTCGAGGTCCGCTCCACCCAATCCTCCCGGCCAGAAGCGATCCAAGAGATCATGGCCTCGGTCGACCAGCGCAAACAACAGAAGCTGACGCGAGCTGCCCTTGCCTTCCTTCAGCGTTATCGAGCCTTGGGACAAGTTCCTGTTCGCTTCGATATCGTCGCCGTTGCTTGGCCGCCCCACGCCCGTTATCCCCTCATCCATCACATTCCCAATGCCTTCGAGGCCCAGGGAAGATTCCAGTTCTTTTCCTGA
- a CDS encoding biotin/lipoyl-containing protein: MYPEMVPIILPNLGTDRAVLSAWYVHPGETVYAGDRVAEVLIPGATVDIPAPIDGVLVERQAGVDQALFPGSVLGYLSPLAAEEGGPS, translated from the coding sequence ATGTACCCGGAGATGGTACCGATCATTCTGCCCAATTTGGGAACGGACCGGGCGGTACTCAGCGCTTGGTACGTACATCCTGGCGAAACGGTTTATGCCGGGGATCGCGTGGCAGAAGTCCTCATCCCCGGAGCCACGGTGGACATCCCCGCGCCGATCGATGGCGTGCTCGTGGAGCGCCAAGCGGGGGTGGATCAAGCTTTGTTCCCCGGTAGCGTCCTCGGCTATCTCTCGCCCCTCGCCGCCGAGGAAGGGGGACCCTCCTGA
- the rplS gene encoding 50S ribosomal protein L19 has protein sequence MIGTLLRHVEQQYLRTDIPDFRIGDRVEVHQRILDGPKERIQVFEGDVIARQHDGVRETFTVRRIVQGEGVERIFPLHSPRIAKIVVKKAGKVRRAKLYYLRERVGKATRIREDKERQARIDEELRRAAEEAAKAAAEAAAKAAAEGGTSKSAQKKKAKREAQASGNTGAKGKKK, from the coding sequence ATGATCGGCACACTGCTGCGTCATGTTGAGCAACAGTACCTGCGTACGGACATTCCAGACTTCCGCATTGGCGATCGGGTGGAAGTCCACCAGCGAATCCTGGACGGTCCCAAGGAGCGCATCCAGGTTTTTGAGGGGGATGTGATCGCCCGGCAGCATGATGGCGTCCGGGAAACGTTCACGGTGCGCCGTATTGTCCAGGGAGAAGGCGTGGAGCGTATTTTCCCCTTGCATTCTCCACGCATTGCGAAGATAGTGGTCAAGAAAGCGGGCAAAGTCCGCCGGGCGAAGCTCTACTACTTGCGGGAACGAGTCGGGAAAGCCACCCGCATCCGTGAGGATAAGGAACGGCAAGCCCGGATCGACGAGGAACTCCGGCGCGCTGCGGAAGAGGCCGCCAAGGCCGCTGCGGAAGCGGCGGCTAAGGCCGCCGCCGAGGGCGGAACCAGCAAGTCCGCTCAGAAGAAGAAAGCCAAACGCGAAGCTCAAGCGAGTGGTAACACCGGTGCCAAGGGCAAAAAGAAATAA
- the tyrS gene encoding tyrosine--tRNA ligase — MFPPVDEQLRILLRGVAQIETLEELRARLEWSYQTGQPLRIKYGIDPTGFDVHLGHTVPLRKLRQFQQLGHRAVLIIGTATAAVGDPSGRDASRQGLTPEQIERNARTYLEQIAKIIDIQAAEVRANHEWFDRFRFPDFLRLLGQTTVQRLLERDDFSKRLQANSPIYLHECLYPLLQGWDSVEVRADVELGGTEQLYNLMVGRDLQRAAGQKPQVCLTMPILRGTDGVKKMGKSVGNYIGVSEPPQEMFGKTMRIPDELMPEWFTLLTDRTEAEIQAILSGKPNEAKKTLAADIVRFFYGEDAAQQCLEEWRRQFEEKGDPEQMPEVRLPAEWSTAANVPVVDLLVASGLAASKSEARRKIEEGAVNYGPDRVKITDVKATLTPQDGLILRLGRKRARLRTTSAPQG; from the coding sequence ATGTTTCCTCCTGTGGACGAACAACTCCGCATCTTATTGCGAGGTGTGGCCCAAATCGAAACCCTCGAAGAATTGCGTGCCCGGTTGGAATGGAGTTACCAAACGGGGCAGCCCTTGCGCATCAAGTACGGGATTGATCCAACCGGATTCGATGTCCACTTGGGGCATACGGTTCCCCTGCGCAAGCTCCGGCAATTTCAACAGTTGGGGCACCGAGCTGTTTTGATCATCGGCACCGCCACAGCGGCAGTGGGAGACCCCAGCGGACGCGATGCCAGCCGCCAAGGGCTGACGCCGGAACAGATCGAGAGAAATGCGCGGACCTACCTGGAGCAAATCGCCAAGATCATCGACATCCAGGCGGCCGAAGTCCGTGCCAATCACGAGTGGTTCGACCGGTTCCGCTTCCCCGACTTCCTGCGCCTGCTCGGGCAGACTACCGTCCAACGTCTGCTGGAACGCGACGATTTCAGCAAGCGTCTCCAGGCGAACAGTCCCATTTACCTCCACGAGTGTCTCTATCCCTTGCTCCAAGGTTGGGATTCGGTGGAAGTGCGAGCGGATGTGGAACTCGGCGGAACCGAGCAGTTGTACAACCTCATGGTCGGGCGCGATCTGCAACGGGCCGCAGGGCAGAAACCCCAAGTGTGCCTGACCATGCCCATCCTGCGCGGCACCGATGGAGTGAAAAAAATGGGCAAGAGCGTGGGCAATTACATCGGCGTCAGCGAACCGCCTCAAGAGATGTTCGGCAAAACCATGCGCATCCCGGACGAACTGATGCCCGAATGGTTCACGCTGCTGACGGATCGCACCGAGGCTGAAATCCAGGCCATCCTCTCCGGCAAGCCCAACGAAGCCAAAAAAACCTTAGCCGCCGACATCGTTCGCTTCTTCTATGGGGAAGATGCTGCGCAGCAATGCCTGGAAGAATGGCGGCGGCAATTCGAGGAAAAAGGCGACCCCGAACAGATGCCGGAAGTCCGCCTGCCGGCGGAGTGGTCCACAGCGGCGAACGTCCCCGTTGTGGACTTGCTCGTCGCCAGCGGTTTAGCGGCCAGCAAAAGCGAAGCCCGGCGGAAAATCGAGGAGGGGGCCGTCAATTATGGCCCTGATCGAGTGAAAATTACGGACGTCAAAGCTACGCTGACACCGCAGGATGGCCTCATCCTCCGCTTAGGACGCAAGCGCGCTCGGCTGCGGACCACCTCCGCTCCTCAAGGCTAA
- a CDS encoding cysteine synthase has translation MHESILDAIGHTPLVLLQRLTQGLQARVAVKIESANPGGSIKDRVAWAMIQDAERKGLLAPGGTIIEATAGNTGVGLAMVAAVRGYRCICVLPDKMSQEKIALLKAYGAEVVITPTNVPPDSPESYNGVADRLAREIPGAWRPNQFGNLSNPEIHYLTTGPEIWEQTKGKVTVFVAGVGTGGTITGVARYLKERNPNIRVVGADPEGSVLSGGTPKPWKVEGIGEDFVPKTFSSQYVDEWERISDAESFHIARQLARREGLLLGGSSGTNVAAALRYARRLGPEHLVVTIGCDTGRNYLSKFFDDNWLAENQLTYRQTQRHSVADLLQRRGPRQLAIIQPDATADEAIHLMERLGVSQLPVLEQGRAIGSIQEITLARLLHDGRDPTQVTIREVMARPLPLVDLHTDLDEVYRLLLAGYSGVLATDRDQVLDIITRIDLIQYWDETRTHSKTEPSEEAPSS, from the coding sequence ATGCACGAGTCGATTCTGGACGCCATTGGGCACACACCCCTGGTGCTGTTGCAGCGGCTGACGCAAGGCTTGCAGGCACGCGTGGCCGTGAAGATCGAGTCAGCCAATCCGGGCGGAAGTATCAAAGACCGGGTGGCCTGGGCGATGATCCAGGATGCCGAGCGGAAAGGATTGCTCGCTCCCGGCGGCACGATCATCGAGGCGACGGCGGGCAACACGGGAGTCGGCCTGGCAATGGTCGCGGCTGTGCGCGGCTACCGCTGCATCTGCGTGTTGCCGGACAAAATGTCCCAGGAAAAAATCGCGCTGCTCAAAGCTTACGGAGCGGAGGTGGTCATAACGCCGACTAACGTCCCGCCTGATTCGCCGGAAAGTTACAACGGCGTTGCCGACCGGCTGGCGCGCGAGATTCCCGGAGCCTGGCGGCCCAACCAATTTGGCAATCTCTCCAATCCGGAGATCCACTACCTGACTACGGGGCCGGAAATCTGGGAGCAAACCAAAGGAAAGGTCACCGTCTTTGTCGCCGGCGTCGGGACTGGCGGGACTATCACCGGCGTGGCGCGCTACCTCAAGGAACGCAATCCGAACATCCGCGTGGTGGGTGCCGATCCCGAAGGCTCGGTCTTGTCGGGGGGTACGCCCAAACCCTGGAAAGTCGAAGGGATCGGCGAGGACTTTGTGCCCAAGACATTTTCCAGCCAGTATGTGGACGAGTGGGAGCGGATCAGCGACGCGGAGTCCTTCCATATCGCCCGGCAGTTGGCCCGCCGGGAGGGATTGCTCCTGGGCGGCAGCAGCGGCACGAACGTGGCAGCGGCCTTGCGTTACGCCCGCCGCCTAGGCCCGGAACATCTGGTTGTCACAATTGGCTGCGACACCGGCCGCAATTACCTGAGCAAATTCTTCGATGACAACTGGCTGGCAGAAAACCAACTCACCTATCGCCAGACTCAGCGGCACTCGGTGGCCGACCTGCTCCAGCGCCGCGGACCCAGGCAATTGGCCATCATTCAGCCTGATGCTACCGCCGATGAGGCGATTCACCTGATGGAACGTCTCGGCGTCTCTCAATTGCCTGTCCTGGAACAAGGGCGCGCCATCGGCAGCATCCAGGAGATCACCTTGGCCCGCCTGCTCCACGATGGCCGGGACCCCACACAGGTCACCATTCGGGAGGTCATGGCGCGGCCTTTGCCCCTTGTGGACCTCCACACGGACCTGGACGAAGTATATCGCTTGCTGCTGGCCGGCTACAGCGGCGTGCTGGCCACGGATCGCGATCAGGTTCTGGACATCATCACTCGGATCGACTTGATTCAATACTGGGACGAAACGCGCACCCACAGCAAAACCGAACCCAGCGAGGAAGCGCCATCCTCGTGA
- the trmD gene encoding tRNA (guanosine(37)-N1)-methyltransferase TrmD, giving the protein MRFDVLTLFPGLFDSYLRHSLLEDAIAKGLVQVHLWNIRDWSHDKHHKVDDRPFGGGPGMVLMAPPVVECVEAVQAQAQPPGRVILLTPAGERLTQPLVRRLAQEPRLLLVCGRYEGFDERIRDILHPWEISIGDYICNGGEVPAMVIIDCVIRLVPGVLGDEQSIAEESHNTPGELEYPQYTRPRVYRGHEVPPVLLSGNHAAIAAWRQEQAALRSQQRRLRPSLVDAPHETPPPHSSWPAEKATS; this is encoded by the coding sequence ATCCGCTTTGATGTGCTGACCTTATTTCCCGGTCTCTTTGACAGCTACCTGCGCCACAGCCTTCTGGAAGACGCCATTGCGAAAGGCCTGGTGCAAGTCCACCTGTGGAATATCCGGGATTGGTCGCACGACAAGCACCACAAAGTGGACGATCGACCCTTCGGCGGCGGACCGGGCATGGTGCTTATGGCGCCCCCCGTCGTGGAGTGTGTCGAGGCCGTGCAAGCGCAAGCGCAGCCTCCGGGCCGGGTCATCCTGCTGACCCCCGCAGGGGAACGCCTCACCCAACCCTTGGTCCGGCGGCTGGCCCAGGAACCCCGCTTGCTTCTCGTGTGCGGGCGCTATGAGGGATTCGATGAACGCATCCGCGACATTCTGCACCCTTGGGAGATTTCCATCGGCGATTACATCTGCAACGGCGGAGAAGTTCCCGCGATGGTCATCATCGATTGCGTGATTCGCTTGGTTCCTGGGGTGTTAGGCGATGAACAGAGTATCGCGGAAGAATCGCATAACACTCCGGGCGAGTTGGAATACCCGCAATATACTCGGCCCAGAGTGTACCGCGGGCACGAGGTTCCGCCGGTGCTATTGAGTGGGAACCACGCGGCCATCGCGGCATGGCGGCAGGAACAGGCCGCTTTGCGCAGCCAGCAGAGGCGCCTCCGGCCTTCCTTGGTCGATGCGCCCCATGAAACCCCGCCGCCCCACTCCTCCTGGCCCGCGGAAAAGGCGACGTCCTAA
- a CDS encoding amidohydrolase, translated as MNNSLPGLVRLYQELHAHPELSLQEEKTAARLAQEMRQLGWDVTEKVGGHGVVAVLKNGRGPVVLVRTDMDALPIIEQTGLPYASKVRTRDRWGQEVGVMHACGHDMHMACWVGTAQVLTALKGEWSGTLLFVAQPAEEIVAGARRMLEDGLYRRFPKPDYALALHCDAHLPVGTVAYRAGLSLAASDAVDIVVKGQGGHGAAPHLTVDPVVLAARIILDLQTIVSREVNPIDPVVITVGSIHGGTKHNIIPNEVRLQLTVRTTRTETRDHVLRAIERICRAVAVSARAPEPEIRVRLDEYTPPTINDPALTERCVRVFQSILGPENVRERPPVMGAEDFGRYAAENTPIFIFFLGTVEPERYAAAQKPGGAPLPGLHTDRFAPVPEPTLKTGVRCMSSAVLDLLSR; from the coding sequence TTGAATAATTCGCTCCCCGGCCTGGTTCGCTTGTATCAAGAACTGCATGCCCACCCCGAATTGTCCTTGCAGGAGGAAAAAACAGCGGCCCGGCTCGCCCAGGAGATGCGCCAGCTCGGTTGGGACGTCACGGAAAAGGTCGGCGGGCATGGCGTCGTGGCGGTTTTGAAGAATGGCCGCGGCCCTGTCGTTCTCGTGCGCACGGACATGGATGCCCTGCCGATCATCGAACAGACCGGCTTGCCCTATGCCAGCAAGGTCCGCACGCGGGACCGCTGGGGGCAGGAAGTGGGGGTGATGCATGCCTGCGGGCACGACATGCATATGGCCTGTTGGGTGGGAACAGCACAGGTTCTGACCGCACTGAAAGGGGAATGGAGCGGGACGCTGCTGTTTGTGGCCCAACCCGCTGAGGAGATTGTCGCGGGCGCCCGGCGTATGCTGGAAGATGGTTTATACCGACGCTTCCCTAAACCGGACTATGCCTTGGCATTGCACTGCGATGCCCATTTGCCGGTCGGAACGGTAGCCTATCGGGCCGGCTTGAGTCTGGCCGCCTCGGACGCCGTGGACATCGTCGTCAAAGGCCAAGGCGGTCATGGGGCCGCCCCCCATCTGACCGTGGACCCGGTCGTTCTAGCCGCCCGAATCATCTTGGATTTGCAGACCATCGTCAGCCGAGAAGTCAATCCGATCGATCCGGTCGTGATCACTGTCGGATCGATCCACGGCGGGACCAAACACAACATCATACCCAATGAAGTCCGCTTGCAATTGACGGTGCGCACGACCCGGACCGAAACACGGGACCATGTCCTGCGAGCCATTGAGCGGATATGCCGGGCCGTGGCTGTCAGCGCGCGAGCACCAGAGCCGGAAATCCGGGTTCGCCTGGATGAGTACACGCCACCGACGATCAATGACCCCGCCCTCACCGAGCGGTGCGTGCGCGTGTTCCAGTCAATTCTGGGACCGGAAAATGTCCGGGAGCGTCCCCCCGTCATGGGAGCCGAGGACTTTGGGCGGTACGCCGCGGAGAATACACCAATCTTCATCTTCTTTCTGGGGACCGTTGAGCCGGAGCGTTACGCCGCTGCCCAGAAGCCCGGAGGGGCGCCGCTACCTGGCCTCCACACCGACCGTTTTGCCCCAGTTCCCGAACCAACTCTGAAAACCGGAGTGCGCTGCATGTCCTCAGCAGTTCTGGATTTGCTTAGCCGGTAA
- the rpsP gene encoding 30S ribosomal protein S16, with protein sequence MGVRIRLKQMGRRHRLYYRICAMDSRQPRDGKVLEELGTYDPHVPDPDAAVTLRPSRIKYWLSVGAQPTDHCKVLFRKYMKKWEAIEAEQAAARQASAADAPAPASTAPTG encoded by the coding sequence GTGGGAGTGCGCATTCGTTTGAAGCAGATGGGGCGGCGCCACCGGCTGTATTACCGCATTTGTGCGATGGATTCCCGGCAGCCCCGTGATGGCAAGGTCCTGGAAGAGCTGGGAACTTACGATCCCCATGTGCCTGATCCAGATGCGGCCGTGACGCTGCGTCCGAGCCGGATCAAATATTGGCTGAGCGTGGGCGCCCAACCGACGGACCACTGCAAGGTGCTGTTCCGCAAATACATGAAGAAATGGGAAGCGATTGAGGCGGAACAGGCCGCCGCCCGGCAAGCCTCGGCCGCCGATGCACCGGCTCCTGCCTCCACAGCTCCCACGGGCTGA
- a CDS encoding DNA integrity scanning protein DisA nucleotide-binding domain protein produces the protein MSLPSQSVALLQAARELVQNLPADAVLLLTETSLPWEDVARILGDCKLLVAAVNPALTRSLRDREGWIVVDVDSEPRPTQERMNAALLRAVTEKHLQPGAHVVALYNGIATLEDGPEPIDTLSVIHLGEHLERLTPQDLRVLADAAPLDVLRAVVELATEIGREGREGQPIGTILVVGDTRKVLSLSRFQNFNPFRGYSRAERDVRKRDVREQIKEIAKLDGAILISRDGIAEAACLHLNARTDGVNLRKGFGSRHLAAAAISKHTNAVAFAVSQSSGSVRVFKKGEEVLHIEPLARPHIWQPFRLETHEPER, from the coding sequence ATGAGCTTGCCTTCCCAGTCCGTCGCATTGTTACAAGCGGCGCGGGAGTTGGTCCAAAACCTGCCCGCTGACGCCGTCCTATTGCTGACGGAGACCAGCCTGCCGTGGGAGGATGTGGCCCGCATTTTGGGAGATTGCAAACTGCTCGTGGCAGCGGTCAACCCCGCCTTGACCCGTTCCCTCCGCGATCGGGAAGGTTGGATTGTTGTCGATGTCGATTCGGAACCCCGCCCGACCCAAGAACGGATGAATGCTGCCTTACTCCGCGCCGTCACCGAAAAGCACTTGCAACCCGGCGCCCACGTGGTGGCCCTGTACAACGGTATCGCTACTCTGGAGGATGGACCTGAACCCATTGACACCCTCAGTGTCATTCACTTGGGCGAACATTTGGAACGGCTCACACCCCAAGATTTGCGCGTGTTGGCGGATGCTGCTCCCCTCGATGTTCTGCGTGCGGTGGTGGAATTGGCCACAGAAATTGGACGGGAAGGACGGGAAGGACAACCCATCGGCACCATCCTGGTCGTGGGCGATACCCGCAAAGTGCTAAGCCTATCGCGCTTCCAAAACTTCAACCCGTTTCGGGGTTATAGCCGGGCGGAAAGAGATGTGCGCAAGCGGGATGTCCGCGAGCAAATCAAGGAGATCGCCAAGCTGGATGGTGCCATCCTGATCAGCCGGGATGGGATCGCCGAAGCTGCCTGCCTCCATCTCAATGCCCGCACCGATGGTGTCAACTTGCGCAAGGGCTTTGGTTCCCGCCATCTGGCCGCCGCAGCGATCAGCAAGCACACAAACGCGGTGGCCTTTGCAGTCAGTCAGTCCTCCGGCTCGGTCCGCGTCTTCAAAAAAGGCGAGGAAGTGCTTCACATTGAGCCATTGGCCCGCCCCCACATCTGGCAGCCTTTCCGGTTGGAAACCCACGAGCCGGAACGCTAG